A single region of the Candidatus Methanomethylicota archaeon genome encodes:
- a CDS encoding replication factor C small subunit, producing MSAIKQKIKEIMWTEKYRPRTLDEIVNQEEVVERLKRFVKEKSMPHCLFAGPPGTGKTTAAMALAMDLFGEDYHKNYLELNASDERGIDVIRTTVKEFARTVSMGNVPFKILVLDEADNMTADAQQALRRTMEMYTSTCRFILACNYYTKIIEPIQSRCALFRFMPLKPEDVKARVKYICDMEGVEITQDGMEALIYIGNGDLRKIINTLQAAAALSKKVDEASVLKVAGRVSPKELKEVLEKALSGDFSNARSKIMNLMFEYGLSGLDIIKQLHREVIMFDIDEKTKLKIIEILGETEYRILEGGTDDIQLNTMIAKLALLGSNK from the coding sequence ATGTCTGCAATAAAACAAAAAATTAAGGAAATTATGTGGACTGAAAAATATAGACCAAGGACTCTTGATGAAATAGTTAATCAAGAAGAAGTAGTAGAAAGATTAAAGAGATTTGTTAAAGAAAAATCAATGCCTCATTGTTTATTTGCAGGTCCACCTGGAACTGGAAAAACAACAGCAGCTATGGCTCTTGCTATGGATCTATTTGGAGAAGATTATCATAAAAATTATCTTGAACTTAATGCAAGTGATGAAAGAGGAATAGATGTTATTAGAACAACAGTTAAAGAATTTGCAAGAACTGTTAGTATGGGTAATGTACCATTTAAAATTCTTGTACTTGATGAAGCTGATAATATGACTGCTGATGCTCAACAAGCTTTAAGAAGAACAATGGAAATGTATACTAGTACTTGTAGATTTATTTTAGCATGTAATTATTATACTAAAATAATAGAGCCTATTCAATCTAGATGTGCATTATTTAGATTTATGCCATTAAAACCTGAGGATGTTAAAGCTAGAGTGAAATATATATGTGATATGGAAGGGGTGGAAATAACTCAAGATGGAATGGAAGCACTTATATACATTGGTAATGGTGATTTAAGAAAAATTATAAATACTTTACAAGCTGCAGCAGCTTTAAGTAAAAAAGTTGATGAAGCTTCAGTGTTAAAAGTAGCTGGAAGAGTAAGTCCAAAAGAATTAAAAGAAGTATTAGAAAAAGCTCTATCTGGAGATTTTTCTAATGCAAGAAGTAAAATAATGAATCTTATGTTTGAATATGGTCTCTCTGGTCTTGATATTATAAAACAATTACATAGAGAAGTTATAATGTTTGATATTGATGAAAAAACTAAATTAAAAATTATAGAAATACTTGGAGAAACAGAATATAGGATTCTTGAAGGTGGAACTGATGATATTCAATTAAATACAATGATTGCAAAATTAGCTTTATTGGGGAGTAATAAATGA
- a CDS encoding DEAD/DEAH box helicase, with amino-acid sequence MKELYPPQEEAIKIGVLDGKNVLLAVPTASGKTLVAILCSIKHVLEKKGKVLYLVPLKALANEKFEEFKSLEKIGIKVTFSTSDYDKVDPSLENYDIIIATNEKADSIIRHKPNWINKISLIVVDEIHLLGEPSRGPTLEVLLTSLRILNPNAQIIALSATIKNASEIAEWLKAIPINSNWRPIPLKEGVFLRDTILFKNGSIVKIYEKEKDSVIALTLDCLRQGGQVLIFTGSRASAVSLAKKLSESVGRFLKNEEIKKLMELSSKILGLGERTRISETLSKLISYGVAFHHAGLTYEQRKLIENAFRSSLIKCICATPTLAAGVNLPARRVIIYDYKRYEPGVGQVEIPIMEEKQMAGRAGRPKYDKEGEAILIAKNENEMEFLFEEYVLANPEKIWSKLGTSSSLRAHILAIIATNLVNYEEEIFEFFTKTLFAHQYGLNNFNKKISNVLNLLIKEDLVENSKGKLRATKFGKRVAELYIDPETAIIIRDGLNSPPLSTMEYLLLICQTPDMPGLPFRKKDLSIINEFINNEIQYEDPEFLAKLEKIKVALMLNSWINEEPEDKIIEKFDVGSGDIYSYVETAKWLLHSAYELAKLFNYEKHLIPLNKLYLRIENGVKEELIPLVSLRGIGRVRARALYSAGFKTIEDLRKAEISDLIKIPQIGPETAKLIKEQVGYNEIKKQLTIDNW; translated from the coding sequence ATAAAAGAACTATATCCTCCTCAAGAAGAAGCTATAAAAATAGGAGTATTAGATGGAAAAAATGTTTTATTAGCAGTTCCAACAGCATCAGGAAAAACTTTAGTAGCAATTTTATGTTCAATAAAACATGTTTTAGAAAAAAAAGGGAAAGTGTTGTATTTAGTTCCATTAAAAGCTTTAGCAAATGAAAAATTTGAAGAATTTAAATCTTTAGAAAAAATTGGAATAAAGGTTACATTTTCAACTAGTGATTATGATAAAGTTGATCCTTCATTAGAAAATTATGATATTATAATAGCAACAAATGAAAAAGCTGATTCTATTATAAGACATAAACCAAATTGGATAAATAAAATATCATTAATAGTAGTTGATGAAATTCATTTATTAGGAGAACCTTCAAGAGGTCCAACATTAGAAGTATTATTAACTTCACTTAGAATATTAAATCCAAATGCTCAAATTATTGCTCTAAGTGCAACAATAAAAAATGCTTCTGAAATTGCAGAATGGTTAAAAGCAATACCTATTAATAGTAATTGGAGACCAATTCCACTTAAAGAAGGAGTGTTTTTAAGAGATACTATATTATTTAAAAATGGAAGTATTGTTAAAATATATGAAAAAGAAAAAGATTCTGTAATTGCATTAACTTTAGATTGTTTAAGACAAGGTGGTCAAGTATTAATATTTACAGGAAGTAGAGCTTCTGCAGTTTCTCTTGCAAAAAAACTTTCTGAATCAGTAGGAAGATTTTTGAAAAATGAAGAAATAAAAAAATTAATGGAATTATCTTCTAAAATACTTGGATTAGGAGAAAGAACTAGAATTTCTGAAACTCTTTCTAAACTTATTTCTTATGGAGTAGCTTTTCATCATGCTGGTTTAACTTATGAACAAAGAAAACTTATAGAAAATGCCTTTCGCTCTTCTTTAATAAAATGTATATGTGCAACTCCAACTTTAGCTGCTGGAGTAAATCTTCCTGCAAGACGTGTTATAATATATGATTATAAAAGATATGAACCAGGAGTTGGTCAAGTAGAAATACCAATTATGGAAGAAAAACAAATGGCTGGAAGAGCAGGAAGACCAAAATATGATAAAGAAGGAGAGGCTATTTTAATAGCTAAAAATGAAAATGAAATGGAATTTCTTTTTGAAGAATATGTACTTGCAAATCCTGAAAAAATATGGTCTAAATTAGGCACTTCTTCTTCATTAAGAGCTCATATTTTAGCAATAATAGCAACAAATTTAGTAAATTATGAAGAAGAAATTTTTGAATTTTTTACTAAAACATTATTTGCTCATCAATATGGTCTTAATAATTTTAATAAAAAAATTTCAAATGTATTAAATTTATTAATTAAAGAAGATTTAGTAGAAAATTCAAAAGGAAAATTAAGAGCCACAAAATTTGGAAAAAGAGTAGCTGAATTGTATATAGATCCAGAAACTGCTATAATAATAAGAGATGGTTTAAATTCTCCACCATTATCTACAATGGAGTACTTACTTCTAATATGTCAAACTCCTGATATGCCAGGTCTTCCATTTAGAAAAAAAGATCTCTCAATTATTAATGAATTTATTAATAATGAAATACAATATGAAGATCCAGAATTTTTAGCAAAATTAGAAAAAATTAAAGTTGCACTTATGTTAAATAGTTGGATAAATGAAGAACCTGAAGATAAAATAATTGAGAAATTTGATGTAGGTTCAGGTGATATTTATTCATATGTAGAAACTGCTAAATGGTTATTACATTCAGCTTATGAATTAGCAAAATTATTTAATTATGAGAAACATTTAATCCCACTTAATAAATTATACTTAAGAATTGAAAATGGAGTTAAAGAAGAATTAATCCCATTAGTAAGTTTAAGAGGAATTGGAAGAGTAAGAGCAAGAGCACTTTATTCAGCAGGATTTAAAACAATTGAAGATTTAAGAAAAGCTGAAATTTCTGATCTTATAAAAATTCCACAAATTGGTCCTGAGACTGCGAAGCTTATAAAAGAACAAGTAGGTTATAATGAAATAAAAAAGCAATTAACTATAGATAATTGGTGA
- a CDS encoding replication factor C large subunit: MNKLPWTDRFKPKSLQEIVGNFEAASELLEWVKAYLANKVDKKAALLYGPPGTGKTLSVHLVAETLNLELIEMNASDFRTEEIINEIIGGASLQYSLFGKKGKLILFDEIDGISGKEDRGGIGAIINIINVSHHPVVLIANNPWDPRFKQLREMCHMIKFNRIRSPSIVVRLRRIAQLAGINVEEGALKRIAEIANGDLRAAINDLQMLAEGKKILKESDIIKLYPRSQELEIFDVMKGIFSANTILRAKMIADSSAIDIDMLIQWLNENIPNQYTNPEERAEAYDWFSKADVFLNRAKLKQMWDLISYGIELAVGGAALARKGPYKFTKYSFPKTIEILSRSKDERDKKKEELKALGKELHASIKKVITEYLPYINIIYKKEL, encoded by the coding sequence ATGAATAAGTTACCATGGACTGATAGATTTAAGCCAAAATCTCTTCAAGAAATAGTTGGAAATTTTGAAGCTGCATCTGAATTATTAGAATGGGTTAAGGCATATTTAGCAAATAAAGTGGACAAAAAAGCAGCTCTTTTATACGGTCCACCTGGAACTGGAAAAACTCTCTCTGTTCATCTTGTAGCAGAAACATTAAATTTAGAACTTATAGAAATGAATGCAAGTGATTTTAGAACTGAAGAAATAATAAATGAAATAATTGGTGGTGCTTCTCTTCAATATTCTTTATTTGGAAAAAAAGGAAAGTTAATTTTATTTGATGAGATAGATGGAATTTCAGGAAAAGAAGATAGAGGTGGTATTGGAGCTATAATTAATATAATTAATGTGTCTCATCATCCCGTAGTTTTAATTGCTAATAATCCTTGGGATCCTAGATTTAAACAACTTAGAGAAATGTGCCATATGATAAAATTTAATAGAATCAGGTCTCCAAGTATTGTAGTTAGATTAAGAAGAATTGCTCAATTAGCTGGAATTAATGTAGAAGAAGGTGCTTTAAAAAGAATAGCAGAAATTGCAAATGGAGATCTTAGAGCAGCTATAAATGATCTCCAAATGCTTGCTGAAGGTAAGAAAATTCTTAAAGAATCTGATATTATTAAACTTTATCCAAGATCTCAAGAACTTGAAATATTTGATGTGATGAAAGGAATATTTTCAGCAAATACAATCTTAAGAGCTAAAATGATTGCTGATAGTTCTGCCATAGATATTGACATGCTTATACAATGGTTAAATGAAAATATTCCAAATCAATATACCAATCCTGAAGAAAGAGCTGAAGCTTATGATTGGTTTTCAAAAGCTGATGTATTCTTAAATAGAGCAAAACTTAAACAAATGTGGGATTTAATAAGTTATGGCATTGAACTTGCAGTTGGAGGGGCAGCTTTAGCAAGAAAAGGACCTTATAAATTTACAAAATACTCCTTTCCTAAAACTATAGAGATTTTAAGTCGTAGTAAAGATGAAAGAGATAAGAAAAAAGAAGAGCTTAAAGCATTAGGAAAAGAACTTCATGCATCTATTAAAAAAGTAATTACCGAATATTTACCTTATATAAATATTATTTATAAAAAGGAGCTCTAA
- a CDS encoding nicotinate phosphoribosyltransferase, with amino-acid sequence MRKFHIATDEEIKSGLTSDIYYIRTKEIIEKKNMNKNVVAEITVGKLPRNWEWGVLCGIEELVNLYENVPVDLYAIPEGTVFPKKDENGIKIPLVEIIGKYGDFVNIETATVGLLCQASGVATAAARIKKVAKGKEVLAFGIRRMHPAISPMLDRAAYIGGFDGVSGILGAKLIGIKPSGTMPHTLILIFEDQISAWKAFDEIIDSSIPRIALVDTFWDEKYEAILAANTLKDKLYGIRLDTPGSRRGDFLEIIREVRWELDIRGYNHVKIYVSGGLDEKTVALLAEGPVDGFGVGTWVSNAPTIDFSMDIVEVEGKPISKRGKLSGRKKPWRCNSCYTWKVTKFDLESIECPKCGEQMTPMFIKYIERGKIIGNLKTPKEIRDYVLKQLEKYSVEVGN; translated from the coding sequence ATGCGTAAATTTCATATTGCTACAGATGAAGAAATAAAATCTGGTCTTACATCCGATATTTATTATATTAGAACTAAAGAAATAATTGAAAAGAAAAATATGAATAAAAATGTTGTAGCAGAAATAACTGTAGGAAAACTTCCAAGAAATTGGGAATGGGGAGTTCTTTGTGGAATTGAAGAACTTGTAAATCTTTATGAAAATGTCCCAGTAGATTTATATGCCATACCTGAAGGAACAGTTTTTCCAAAAAAAGATGAAAATGGAATAAAAATACCTTTAGTAGAGATTATTGGAAAATATGGAGATTTTGTAAATATTGAAACTGCAACAGTAGGACTTTTATGTCAAGCTTCTGGTGTTGCTACAGCAGCCGCTAGAATAAAAAAAGTTGCTAAAGGAAAAGAAGTTTTAGCTTTTGGGATTAGACGAATGCATCCAGCGATATCTCCAATGTTAGATAGAGCAGCATACATTGGAGGATTTGATGGAGTTTCTGGAATTTTAGGAGCAAAATTAATAGGAATAAAACCTTCTGGTACTATGCCTCATACTTTAATATTAATTTTTGAAGATCAAATTTCAGCTTGGAAAGCTTTTGATGAAATTATTGATTCTTCAATACCAAGAATTGCTTTAGTTGATACTTTTTGGGATGAAAAATATGAAGCAATATTAGCTGCAAATACTTTAAAAGATAAATTATATGGTATTAGATTAGATACACCAGGATCAAGAAGAGGAGATTTTCTAGAAATTATAAGAGAAGTAAGATGGGAATTGGATATTCGAGGATATAATCATGTTAAAATATATGTTTCTGGTGGGCTTGATGAAAAAACAGTAGCATTATTAGCTGAAGGACCAGTTGATGGATTTGGTGTTGGAACTTGGGTTTCCAATGCTCCAACAATAGATTTTTCAATGGATATTGTAGAAGTTGAAGGAAAACCAATATCAAAAAGAGGAAAATTAAGTGGAAGAAAAAAACCTTGGAGATGTAATTCTTGTTATACATGGAAGGTTACAAAATTTGATTTAGAATCAATAGAATGTCCAAAATGTGGTGAACAAATGACTCCAATGTTTATAAAATACATAGAAAGAGGAAAGATTATTGGTAATTTAAAAACTCCAAAAGAAATAAGAGATTATGTTCTTAAACAATTAGAAAAATATAGTGTAGAGGTAGGAAATTAA
- a CDS encoding DNA replication complex GINS family protein codes for MSIEVIKYHQFIYEEDLVEVVFQKPIPKLRIGGEDYGSPIKGTEIKIPRWAAKALEEEGYVKIKDDTQLKLLDIIKLLWKEEKTETLCKMPEKFYPKLREFLKILNENVKRNPTDITINEQKKAYMKSLDLINCRLQKIIRLAFERSPPKSSIDLLEPEELALFKALRFEIENWRQRIIIEGME; via the coding sequence ATGTCTATTGAAGTTATAAAATATCATCAATTTATTTATGAAGAAGACTTGGTAGAAGTGGTCTTTCAAAAACCTATTCCTAAATTAAGAATAGGAGGAGAAGATTATGGCTCACCTATTAAAGGAACAGAAATTAAAATTCCTAGATGGGCTGCTAAAGCTCTTGAAGAAGAAGGTTATGTAAAAATAAAAGATGATACTCAATTGAAATTACTAGATATTATTAAATTACTATGGAAAGAAGAAAAAACAGAAACATTATGCAAAATGCCAGAAAAATTTTATCCAAAATTAAGAGAATTTTTAAAAATATTAAATGAAAATGTAAAAAGAAATCCTACAGATATTACAATAAATGAACAAAAAAAAGCATATATGAAATCTCTTGATTTAATAAATTGTAGACTTCAAAAAATTATTAGATTAGCTTTTGAAAGATCTCCTCCAAAATCTTCAATTGATTTACTTGAGCCTGAGGAATTAGCTTTATTTAAAGCTCTAAGATTTGAAATAGAGAATTGGAGACAAAGAATAATTATTGAGGGGATGGAATAA
- a CDS encoding minichromosome maintenance protein MCM yields MEPILTKEMDYRERFANFLRYFQDNQGRFKYREALAQMASLGKTSLVIDFEDLMIYDSELAKELKEKPNKIITYANFAIADVLRVEHMEYVAKIKEFKARFRKLDEIVPLRELKASFIGKLIMIEGIITRTSAVKQLLKIAVFQCPVCGREISIEQSSTNIITPNQCDDCGRKGKLKLLQEKSEFIDWQKIRVQERPEELPPGQLPRSIDCVLQGDLVDTIRPGDRVYVIGILQPRQESSRLATFSVEVDVNYIEISEKGMEEVKITPEDEKTIIELSKDPLLYQKIFSSIAPSIYGYEEIKEAIAYQLAGGVPKIMPDGIKVRGDINILLVGDPGTAKSQLLQYVAKIAPRGIYTSGKGATAAGLTATVVRDKETNEFFLEAGALVLADNGIACIDEIDKMRSEDRVALHEAMEQQTISIAKAGIVVQLNARTSILAAANPTFGRYVPQRSIAENLSELPVTILSRFDLIFPLMDRPQEARDRAMTEHILSLHQGIAVSKTSIISPELLKKYFYYVRKNAKPKLSERAAKKIEEFFLEMRGKSEGTDSPVPITMRQLEALIRLAEARAKLALKEEVTEEDVEPVIKLMKSFLMQVGIDRTTGKLDIDTIMVGRPKSISDKLAALFDLLITMEKENGMNPVKKDAFIARAESEGFSRNFIENALIKWTNEGIIYEAKPGYIKKA; encoded by the coding sequence ATGGAGCCTATTCTTACTAAGGAAATGGACTATAGAGAAAGATTTGCTAATTTCTTAAGATATTTTCAAGATAATCAAGGAAGATTTAAGTATAGAGAAGCATTAGCTCAAATGGCTTCTTTAGGCAAGACTTCTTTAGTAATAGATTTTGAAGATTTAATGATTTATGATAGTGAATTAGCAAAAGAACTTAAGGAAAAACCTAATAAAATTATTACATATGCAAATTTTGCTATAGCAGATGTTCTTAGAGTAGAACATATGGAATATGTAGCTAAAATTAAAGAATTTAAAGCAAGATTTAGAAAACTTGATGAAATTGTACCTTTAAGAGAATTAAAAGCTTCTTTCATAGGAAAATTAATAATGATTGAAGGAATAATTACTAGAACTTCTGCTGTTAAGCAATTATTAAAAATAGCAGTATTTCAATGTCCAGTTTGTGGAAGAGAAATATCAATTGAACAAAGTAGTACTAATATAATAACACCAAATCAATGTGATGATTGTGGAAGAAAAGGAAAATTAAAACTCCTTCAAGAAAAATCAGAATTTATAGATTGGCAAAAAATAAGAGTACAAGAAAGACCTGAAGAACTCCCACCAGGTCAACTTCCACGTTCAATAGATTGTGTATTACAAGGAGATTTAGTGGATACAATAAGGCCAGGGGATAGAGTTTATGTTATAGGAATACTTCAACCTAGACAAGAATCAAGCAGACTTGCAACTTTTTCTGTAGAAGTAGATGTAAATTATATAGAAATTTCTGAAAAAGGAATGGAAGAAGTTAAAATTACACCTGAGGATGAAAAAACAATAATAGAGCTTTCTAAAGATCCATTACTTTATCAAAAAATATTTTCATCAATAGCTCCATCAATATATGGTTATGAAGAAATAAAAGAAGCTATAGCCTATCAACTTGCAGGTGGAGTACCAAAGATTATGCCAGATGGAATAAAAGTAAGAGGCGATATTAATATACTATTAGTTGGAGATCCTGGTACAGCAAAATCTCAATTACTTCAATATGTAGCAAAAATTGCTCCTAGAGGAATTTATACTTCAGGAAAAGGTGCAACTGCTGCAGGATTAACTGCTACTGTTGTAAGAGATAAAGAAACTAATGAATTCTTTTTAGAAGCTGGTGCATTAGTACTTGCTGATAATGGTATTGCTTGTATTGATGAAATAGATAAAATGAGATCTGAAGATAGAGTAGCATTACATGAAGCTATGGAGCAACAAACAATAAGTATAGCAAAAGCAGGAATAGTAGTTCAACTTAATGCTAGAACTAGTATACTAGCTGCTGCAAATCCAACTTTTGGACGTTATGTTCCACAAAGATCAATAGCTGAAAATTTATCAGAATTACCAGTTACCATACTTTCAAGATTTGACTTAATATTTCCATTAATGGATAGACCACAAGAAGCAAGAGATAGAGCTATGACAGAACATATTCTTTCTCTTCATCAAGGAATTGCTGTAAGTAAAACTTCAATAATAAGTCCTGAATTATTAAAGAAATATTTCTATTATGTTAGAAAAAATGCAAAACCAAAATTAAGTGAAAGAGCAGCAAAGAAAATAGAAGAATTCTTTTTAGAAATGAGGGGGAAAAGTGAAGGAACAGACTCTCCTGTTCCTATAACAATGAGACAACTTGAAGCTTTAATAAGATTAGCTGAAGCTAGAGCAAAACTTGCACTTAAAGAAGAAGTTACAGAAGAAGATGTAGAACCAGTAATTAAATTAATGAAATCTTTCTTAATGCAAGTAGGAATAGATAGAACTACAGGAAAACTTGATATAGATACAATAATGGTTGGAAGACCAAAATCTATAAGTGATAAACTTGCTGCTTTATTTGATTTATTAATAACAATGGAAAAAGAAAATGGCATGAATCCTGTTAAAAAAGATGCATTTATAGCAAGAGCTGAAAGTGAGGGTTTTAGTAGAAATTTCATTGAAAATGCTTTAATTAAATGGACTAATGAAGGAATAATATATGAAGCAAAGCCAGGATATATAAAGAAGGCTTAG